A region of the Pelecanus crispus isolate bPelCri1 chromosome 1, bPelCri1.pri, whole genome shotgun sequence genome:
AGGCtcaataatttaattaaaaaaacccaaacaaactaaCCAAACATCTTTGTTTCTGGTGACATTTCCCTGAAAACAGAGAATGATCTAGACattagcttttctttccccaagtGAATTTCACTTCAAACCATTCCCTCACCCTCCCATCAGACTCACACAATGCCGAAAATTTCTgagctggttttttttattatttcatttaaacaatAGGTTTGGGGCAAGATGGGAAAAGAGcagcaccttttaaaaaaaaccctgttgtgTGCTATATAGGATAAATAGGtgagctttaaaaaatgttaactttatatatgtacatatacacacgTACactaaaccaaattaaaaacaaaaaaacttgtGAAGGGTCATTTTcaacagaagagagaggaaagccTTATTTCACAGCAAGCAAAAGCACCACAAGTTAAGATTAGAGTGCACAATCACATGTAGTGCAGATACCAAACTAGCCTGGGTCCTGGAAGCAGTGTAGCTAGAGCAGCACAAAGCTCCATGTGGGCCAACTTATCCCGCTCCTTGGCGAATGCAAACGCAGAGTCTACTTCAGGACGGTGTGCTGTGCAGGCACTCCcacagcctgctgctctgcctgcatcaGCTTTGGCAGAAGCCACAAAAAGTACCAAGCTCAGGAGAGTAAGAGACCCAAAGCGAAGCTACAGGACTGATTCAGCTACAGTATTTCCGTAACAGAGGTTTCCGAGTTCCCCCACATCTCTTGGGTGCTCTCTGTAGGTACTGCCTGCTTGGGTCACACAGCAGACAGCTCCTGATTATTTACTATTTGTGCACTGATGTTCCCATTCTTGCCTAcctgcatcttttcttttcctctctctcttccactTCACAACACCACTCCTATTTCCTCCAGGCTGACAGGGTAATAAAATTAGGAAGGAGCATGTACACCTAACTAAAGGGATATTCAACAACCaaatgaagctttaaaaaaattaataatccttaaaaaaaccacaatttaAAAACCTGTTCAAGTTCTGCAGACTTCTGGCAGAGTTTGGTCATTTAGCCCAGAGTTCTTTGTCTTCAGGGCCTGCAGGCTAAATTGTCTCAACTGGCAAGAAGCATGCAGTACAAGGTAAAATTctgactaaaagaaaaaagtagtgaGGGTTGGGGGGAGAAGAGGCTATAACATGGAAACCCAACACTTTGGTAGCAGCACTTATGCTACACGGTACGCTTTCAAGAGAGTGAATTCCTTTCTGTTGGTGCGAGCTGCCCAGATGAAGAGAGCAGCTGCCATGAACTGCAAAGGTGCTGCGACACAGGCTAGGCAGAAGGACCAGCCAAATTCACCCCTCACATCATCAGGCAGGGGCAGCTTCTTATGGAGCAGCTCAATCCCAGCTACATAGCAGCCAACGAGGCCCAGCGTACAAAGCCCTGGGGAAGGAAGCAGTAAAGCGCAATGAGCTCACCGCTGAAGTGCTCTGGCTGTCACCATGAGCTTCTGTAGGAGGGAGGGCAAGTGGTGGGTGGCAGGAGACCTACCTGCCAGGAAATGGAGGACTCCAGTGGCAATGGCGGGGTAAAGGCTGCGACAGGCACAAGCACAGAGCCCAATCAGAGCCCCGAAGCACATGAGGCCAAGGCTGACAAAGGGCAGAAGAAACTGCAATCGCCAGAGATCTGCATgtgaaaaacacacaaaacaagtTTGTTGGAAATGTGCTAGAATCTGATCTTCCCCCACCATCTTATTATATTCCCTTCTACCCACCCTGCTTCTGCTTCACCAGACACTCTACATTCACAGCTAAAAAGGATCAAAGGCCCCACTAAAATAGAAGAACTTCATTTGTTAACTCCTGTGCTGCATTCATGGGCAAAACCTTTGCTAAAGCacttacattttccttttaaactttGACCTACTGCCTGTGCTACTGtgaagaagtgaaaaaaaaaaccccacaaaaccaaaaaaagcagagcaaggtACTGATGCTTCCCTCAGTAGTGACTGTATttgagaaatgtcttttttcttttttttctcatcctacTTGTTTACCTGTCAGACATGAATGACACTTACAAGTTCGATTCAAATCCGTGCCACTATTGTGATTTCCAGGCTCTATGTACTTTTCCATAAACTGATCAGAGAGGGAAAAACTGATGCAGTTTGTAGTCATATCagtttctggaggaaaaaagaaaaaattaccatTAGATGCCTCCCTCCCATCCCCCTGCTTCAATTCCTGCTTTCCCAACCATTTAAGCTGGGAAGCTCCTCAGAGAAaaaattttagagaaaaaacattttggacaAAAAACTAACTCTCAAAACAGATCTGTAGGATGCCTTATCATAATGTAATTAGCATAATGTAGTTACTACAATGATGGACAGCATTCAGACATGCAGAATCATCAAGCTTACCTGGGTTATCCACAGAGAACTGGGCCATGCTTGACAGATTGGGAAAGAAATGTGGCATATGATGCTCAATTATGTTGTTACATACTCTTGTACTCAGAGTTGCTTAACTGAGCTGTGTTTATCTCCATGTGCAGAATGTAGTATTGTACTAAACATTTCATTCAAAAATGGGATAGAAAAGActatttaaagaacagaaaatatttgcttctttATACtaaatttctccctttttatgCCTCAGATTTTGCTTTGGGAATATTATTGAGCAGAGCTGGTTTAAATGTCTtccaaaataagtattttctggggtggggtgtgggggcgTAGTATTTCATATAAtgatttttctccagaaaaagtgtttgaaaGTAGATTTTTCTAAGACGTTTCAAAATGAAGGgcttcacacacacaaaaagccaccaagccaggaaacatgaaattattactctccccttaattggtttagtggtggactcagtaatgttaggttaatgattggactggatgatcttaaaggtctttcccaacctaaatgattctatgattctattctatgaataTGTATGCAAAATCTACTttgaagcaattaaaataactgCTCACCACACTTTCTTAGCCCCCAACCATTgtgaaaaagaatacaaatatttcattctaTATCCAGCACTATGGAACAAGGAGTCCAAAATGTGCTGATGCAACAGTGGGACATTTGTGACGTGAGCAAAATGAATGACTAGCTAAAAGGAGCAAGTGCCCCCTGGATAAAGTAGTATCTTTATTCCATTGCTAGATCCCAGGACCTCTCCTAAAAAGACAGCGATTGGCAGAGCAACTATAACTGTATCCCCAGTTGGGCAGCAGATGCAAAAGAAACTCAAGTTTTACCAGACTAAATTTAGATCAAGTATCATGTGTCAAATCCAGAGTCTGTAGCACTGACAGCCACAGACCATTTTGCCTTTCGCTTCTTTATTTAGACTgtctttattaaacaaaaaccCACATAATCTAGAAATAAGCCTGCTGGAGGAACAAAGTGGCATGAATATGTTGCGAGGAAGTTAGCACACACTGCCCCAGGCAAGGTCGGGAGATACCTGGTGGGCTGTACCAGTGAGAGTTTTTGGGTACAGTGATACACCTCCGCCACAATCCGACTGTGCCGTTGCACCGGAAGAGCGCATCTGTGTAGGTCTTCTCATCTGCCTCGTCGCTGATAAATTCCTCCCAGATGCTCCTACCAGCTTCACTAACATTCTCAGCTGGGGACAGGGTGTGGTATTCGTACCAAAAGTCAGTGCCAATGGAAGCTGCCATATAGATGGTGGAGATGAGGCTGAGAACACAAGCAATTACTAGCGCTGTAGCAAAACGGTTATCCATCATTGCGCCCTTGCTGCTGTAAGGAAAGAGAGGGACAAGTGAGTAACTCCTCTGACAGTAAATGCAAAGTTATCCTAGCAGTGTCAAACTCATGAACATCACTCCTCTTATGCAATGTCCCCTCAGGATATGCGTGTCTTCCTTTTCCAACATGCTGGAATCAAAGGAACTGAGCAAGTCTACAGTACTAGGCAGCATCCGCTGGATCTGCAAGTTCAAGGCCCTTCTCCCAGCCACGCTGCGCTAGCTGCTCTCTCCGAGACAGCAACTGACAGAGCAACAGCAACTCTGTCCCCAAAGCAGATGGCACAGCTCACTGCCATTTGTGATCCTGACTGTAGGGAACTGCAGAGAATCCATCCACAGCACCTTGGAAGAAGACTTATCTTTCCTTAAGAGATTACCAAGGGTAGAAGTTATTTTTAGCCTGCCATCCCATACGGCTTTCACAGCTTGTGTTTACAGCAAAGATAAGAACCAGAAGCATGCCAAAAAAGCTCTTCCAGACTGTTCACAGCTATGCCAAGATGCCAGAATGCCATTAGGGAAGCAGAGAAATGTATCTAGGCACTATAGACAGAGCATGAAGGAAGCACTGAAAGACAAATTTGGAAATTATGATAAATGCTGCAATAATGCCACAATACATACAGTGGTGTTTCTGAAGAACTAAAACAATGCCGGGGGGGTACCCTGTTCCATGGGCGCAAGATGACAAGAGCTTCCAAAACTGAAAGGCCTTCATGTGCTGGCAGGAGGACCCTGCTCTGGCTCCCTGTATTAGGGGTCACTTATGCCCTCCTTTGCAGGGTCGTGCTCACAAACCATGTAAATTCAGGGTCAAAGGAGGCATGGGAAAATACAGATACCACACATGCTTATACTTAATGACAATACTGTGACTTTAATGAGTAATTGATTACTAATACATGTTTTGCAGATAGTGCAATACATCAGAGGACTCTCAGATGCCTGTTGTGCTCATGCGTTTTCTGTGCTTGATTAAATTTATGCATTATGGTAATCAGGCTTGATGcacttgccaaaaaaaaaaaaaaaaaaattgaagttaaCTCAACAGCTAGAGCTAGCCTGGTTACATGAGCTACTATCTAATCAGCTCTTGTCTACTCCCACATACTttgatcaaaatattttggtctAGCTTCTTTGCAACTGAATGAACCACAACTGGAAACAGCAAATGCCTTAAAACAGAACACTCACACGGAAAAACATGAGCACTCAAGTCAGACCTGCCAATAAGAAATTCTGGAACTATAAAACAAGGTGCAAATTAAGGCAGGGAGTTTCAAAGGCACCAATGTTTGCTGCTAACAATGCCACTtacctcttttccttcccatctATTTGGTTGAAACTGGCTAACAGGGTTGGGGAGGAGAGATGATGTGTACCCACATCATCCCCTATGCTTAATTTTCATATTCAAGGATGGATAATACAGAGAGTGTGCCTCATTTAACTGCATCCTTAGCAACGAGTAAGAACTGATTTTTGGGGAACTGACAAGCAGCACccatttaaaatactgcaaagtCTGCATACCACAACTGTACTTAATCAATAATCCACAAGCTGTGAACTTTTATAAGCTAGGACAAATATCGAGAGGGAGAAAACATTATATCTGGGCTTATTTATCTAGAAGACATAGAATCAAGTCCAGACTTGAAAGCAAATACTCTGTGCGGTGTTTAATTCTTGGTTAGGTACTTACATTCTCCTTCGATACCCTAGCATGTAGCTCAAGGTACACAGGACACTGGATGAGCAGAATAGGGAGAGAGCAAGTTGCTGTATAGGGCTGACCTCACTATTCATCCCCACTGAGTTCACTGAGGGATCCTCTCCCCTTCACAAACTTCTCACAAAGCAAACAGGGCAAGTGGCATCTCCGGGGCCAAAGCTGTGCTGCCCggctcctgcccagctgagcTCAGCGCTGAGCAGATCCTCTGGGAACTCCCTCTCAGGGCAAGCAGCAGAACAGGCTGGCAAGCAGGCTGGTCTGGATTTTCCACTATATTACAGTCACATTCACTGCAAGAGGAACCCTCTGCAACAGACTACTCTCTTTAGAAAGTGCCTTTTCTGGAAAGGGGAATAACAAGAACCTACAAGCTCCATCCTCAGAGTAGAGCCcagcaaaaaaagaatgtaaGCAGGGCATTATGGGCCATCGGTTTGCTGCCgttgctttttaatataaatgctTACAATAACAATGCCCTATAAAATTTGTACCTAAcatagagaaagaaaacaactggCCCAAAAAACCTCTTACTTTCAGATACAACTTCCCTGCTGACAGGTACAGAACACTGGTGCTGGAAATACTAAAACACAACCACACACTTCTGGCTAGCTTTCTGTGTGTTGGCATACAGTGGACTTGGCAAGCAAAATGAAGGGTTAAAAGTCAAACAGTAAATTAAAGCACTGCCCAGTGCTTGTTACCGACTTGGTAAAAGGGACATGGCTATCTACTGACCTTCAATCCTTGTAACGCACACCTCTGGGGATAGGTAGAAAGCAGCTGAGGTGGCTACAGTCCCCAGCATCTCTAGCGGGTGGCTGTGTGTGGCATTTGTCCCAGAAAGAACACACATGGATTTTCAGTATGGACAAGGCAGTGCCAGGGCAAGAGCACACCCCCAATTCCTTATAGTAAAGGTCCCCTCAATGCTTCTGCCTAACACTTCAACTATTTACAGAAGAGATGAAGAACTCTACAACACTTTAGGCAAATTTTGAACTAGAAGTTCTTCCTGCCACAGTGTGTTGACTACTCTGCCTTTTCACTGTGCACATCCAATGCACCTTCATTTACAGTAGACACGCCCCCACTTAAATAAGGTGTCCTTTGCTCTGTTAAAAAGATAACCATCCTTCCACCCCAGGCAGGGCTCTAATAGGAGCAGTAAGCATAGTCAGTAAGAAATAGTTACCAAAGACGACCATGAAGAAAATCATTGCATGTTTACAAGATTATGCTACACTTAGCAAAGGGTTCTATGCAGAACAATATGTAGGAGGTGCCTTAGAATAAGTTAACTTTACCAAAAAATAACATTACTACTGCCGAAGATGACATTAATTATAAAGATTGAtaataaatggaaatactttGCCTTTATAGCCTGTCAGCAAGAACCTTCAGTGTTTTTACAAAAGGTTTGTTCATGTGGTACTGCCAGCACATTTTATTCTAACAGTAGAAGCCATTTCAAACAAGTTATGGCTGAATCTAAGCTGTGCCATGAATAGAAGACAACACAAGACAGCAGTAAACAGGCACTCAAGCAGAAGTGCTTCACAGGCTATTATACTCATTTTTGAAAGAACCAAAACACGTAAAAATTTCAAAGCACCAGCTcataaaagaaaaggcaaaggccAAACTAGCAGCAACATCCAAAGGAACGACTAGATGCATGCACTTCATAGAaggggggaaacaaaaaaaaaaaaaaaaaaagggcaagtcAGTAgaattgaaagagaaaaaacacagaacagaacaaaagcaagtATTCTGGCAAAAAATCAACTGTAAGACTAGAGAACGGATaaacattttaagaagttaCTGTACCATGGCAGAGAGGAATacaaaaatatgcatatttttatcCTGTTACAGCAATCACTCccttcagccagcagcaggccACCACATTGAAGAAATTCCTTTTACCTGCCAAAGAGTAAGGCTGCATTTGCTGGCATTTCCTCAGAAAACACGCTTGCTCTGACTGCTCTTTGGGAAAGCAGAACAGGCAAAAGGCCTAAAAGTAGATCTAAATGTGTGGAGAGGGCTGGCAACACTACTGAATGGGAGCCTCCTTTTAATACTGAGGGCAATGGAGGGTTAGGAAAGAATGCTACCCAACACTTTTTTACCTTCAGAGGTCCTCAGAGTCCCTCAGGACGCACAGCTCCGATGATTCCAGGTCACTTCACAGACACAGTGCTGTTTGTGTCTTGTGGTAAGCGGAGAGCATGAAACGCAAACTTCCTATCTGCCCGAAC
Encoded here:
- the CLDND1 gene encoding claudin domain-containing protein 1; the encoded protein is MMDNRFATALVIACVLSLISTIYMAASIGTDFWYEYHTLSPAENVSEAGRSIWEEFISDEADEKTYTDALFRCNGTVGLWRRCITVPKNSHWYSPPETDMTTNCISFSLSDQFMEKYIEPGNHNSGTDLNRTYLWRLQFLLPFVSLGLMCFGALIGLCACACRSLYPAIATGVLHFLAGLCTLGLVGCYVAGIELLHKKLPLPDDVRGEFGWSFCLACVAAPLQFMAAALFIWAARTNRKEFTLLKAYRVA